A genomic segment from Gracilimonas sediminicola encodes:
- a CDS encoding RidA family protein: MKKIHATDNAPAAIGPYSQATSYNGTLYCSGQIPLNPETMELVGETAAEQAAQVMDNLKAVLAEAGIDFSHVLKCTIFLASMDDFGAVNEVYGARFKSDPPARETVAVKTLPKNVLVEISCIAHL; encoded by the coding sequence ATGAAAAAAATACATGCTACAGACAATGCACCGGCTGCTATAGGCCCTTACAGTCAGGCAACCTCTTATAACGGAACGCTTTACTGCTCCGGACAGATCCCATTAAATCCAGAAACCATGGAACTGGTAGGTGAAACCGCTGCTGAACAAGCTGCTCAGGTTATGGACAATCTTAAAGCTGTTCTTGCCGAGGCCGGCATCGATTTCTCACACGTACTTAAATGCACCATATTTTTGGCAAGTATGGATGATTTTGGCGCCGTGAATGAAGTGTATGGAGCACGATTTAAATCAGATCCCCCTGCACGAGAAACGGTGGCTGTTAAAACACTGCCGAAAAATGTGCTGGTTGAAATTAGCTGTATTGCGCATCTCTAA